A part of Bacillus horti genomic DNA contains:
- the rho gene encoding transcription termination factor Rho, whose translation MAVHITDLEEKSLKELYKLAKEYEVPYYGQLKKKELIFAILKGQAEKDGFLFMEGILEVLQEGYGFLRPINYLPSSEDIYISASQIRRFELRNGDKVSGKVRPPKENERYFGLLHVEAVNGEDPELAKERPHFPALTPLYPDEKMVLEADPKKLAPRIMDLIAPVGLGQRGLIVAPPKAGKTVLIQEIANSISTNHPQIELIVLLIDERPEEVTDMQRSVKGEVVSSTFDEVPENHIRVAELVLERAQRLVEHKKDVVILLDSITRLARAYNLVIPPSGRTLSGGIDPAAFHRPKRFFGAARNIEEGGSLTILATALVETGSRMDDVIYEEFKGTGNMELHLDRKLADRRIYPAIDIRRSGTRREELLLQPHDLDKLWVIRKNLTESPDFTDQFIRKIKKTSNNEEFMAQFELPEGEGQGSASESRSSGAKTGTKSTKSTKTSAS comes from the coding sequence ATGGCAGTGCATATTACTGATCTAGAAGAAAAGAGTTTAAAAGAGTTATATAAACTAGCGAAGGAATACGAAGTACCTTATTATGGCCAATTAAAGAAAAAAGAGCTTATCTTCGCGATATTAAAGGGCCAGGCAGAAAAAGACGGATTTTTGTTTATGGAAGGAATTTTAGAGGTATTACAAGAAGGCTATGGCTTTCTTAGACCGATCAACTATCTCCCTTCCTCCGAGGATATCTACATTTCTGCTTCACAAATCAGACGCTTCGAGCTACGCAACGGAGATAAAGTTTCAGGAAAGGTTAGACCACCAAAAGAGAATGAACGTTATTTTGGGCTACTGCACGTAGAAGCTGTAAATGGTGAAGACCCTGAGCTTGCTAAAGAACGTCCTCATTTCCCTGCTTTGACACCACTCTATCCAGATGAAAAAATGGTTTTAGAAGCTGATCCAAAAAAGCTTGCTCCTCGTATTATGGATCTCATTGCACCTGTTGGTTTAGGACAACGTGGATTAATTGTAGCACCTCCTAAGGCGGGTAAAACCGTTCTCATTCAAGAGATTGCCAATAGTATTTCAACAAATCATCCACAGATTGAATTAATCGTACTGCTTATTGATGAACGACCTGAAGAGGTTACCGATATGCAGCGCTCTGTTAAGGGTGAAGTGGTTAGCTCTACCTTTGATGAAGTTCCTGAGAACCATATCCGAGTGGCTGAGCTTGTTCTTGAGAGGGCGCAACGTCTTGTAGAGCATAAGAAGGATGTTGTCATTTTACTAGATAGCATCACCCGTTTGGCTCGTGCTTACAACCTTGTTATTCCACCAAGTGGTCGAACATTATCCGGGGGGATAGATCCTGCTGCTTTCCATAGACCGAAACGCTTTTTTGGAGCGGCTCGTAATATTGAAGAGGGCGGAAGCTTAACCATCCTAGCTACCGCATTAGTGGAAACGGGCTCACGTATGGATGATGTGATCTATGAAGAGTTCAAGGGAACAGGGAACATGGAGCTGCACTTAGACAGAAAGCTAGCTGACCGTCGCATCTATCCTGCTATTGATATCCGCCGCTCAGGAACAAGACGAGAAGAGCTTCTCCTACAGCCTCATGATCTTGACAAGCTGTGGGTCATTCGTAAAAACCTTACAGAGTCACCTGATTTTACAGACCAATTTATTAGAAAGATCAAGAAAACATCAAACAATGAAGAGTTTATGGCCCAGTTTGAGCTTCCTGAGGGAGAAGGGCAAGGCTCTGCATCTGAAAGCCGGTCTAGTGGAGCCAAAACAGGCACTAAATCCACGAAAAGCACAAAAACATCAGCAAGCTAA
- the glpX gene encoding class II fructose-bisphosphatase translates to MERSLSMELVRVTEAAALASARWMGRGKKDEADDAATTAMRTVFDTVPMRGTVVIGEGEMDEAPMLYIGEQLGMGHGPELDVAVDPLEGTNIVAKGTWNALSVLAVADKGNLLHAPDMYMEKIAVGPAAVGKVDLNASVADNLKAVADALNRDISDLVAVVLDRERHSRIIHEVREAGARIKLLSDGDVAAAINTAFEDTGVDILFGTGGAPEGVIAAVALKCLGGELQGRLVPQNEDEVERCLKMGMAKPDQILRMDDLVKGDDCIFAATGVTDGELLRGVRFKGSSASTQSVVMRAKSGTVRFIQADHRLERKPNMVMES, encoded by the coding sequence ATGGAAAGAAGCTTATCAATGGAATTGGTTCGCGTGACAGAAGCTGCGGCATTAGCCTCAGCAAGATGGATGGGAAGAGGGAAAAAGGATGAAGCTGATGATGCAGCTACAACAGCGATGAGGACAGTTTTTGATACCGTTCCAATGCGTGGAACTGTTGTGATTGGTGAAGGAGAAATGGATGAGGCACCAATGCTATACATTGGAGAGCAGTTGGGAATGGGACATGGTCCAGAGCTAGATGTTGCTGTAGATCCTTTGGAAGGAACAAATATTGTGGCTAAAGGGACGTGGAATGCGTTATCCGTATTAGCTGTGGCTGATAAAGGTAACCTCTTACACGCTCCTGATATGTACATGGAAAAAATAGCTGTAGGACCTGCTGCTGTTGGGAAGGTGGACCTTAATGCATCAGTGGCTGATAACCTAAAAGCAGTAGCTGATGCGTTGAACAGAGATATTTCTGATCTGGTAGCTGTAGTGCTTGACCGTGAGCGGCATTCTCGAATTATTCATGAGGTAAGGGAAGCGGGGGCAAGAATTAAACTCCTTTCTGATGGAGATGTAGCCGCTGCTATCAACACGGCTTTTGAGGATACAGGTGTAGATATTTTATTCGGTACCGGCGGAGCTCCAGAAGGCGTCATTGCGGCTGTTGCTCTCAAATGCTTAGGTGGAGAGCTTCAAGGAAGACTAGTTCCTCAAAATGAAGATGAAGTGGAGCGCTGCCTAAAGATGGGGATGGCAAAGCCAGACCAAATCCTCCGCATGGACGATTTAGTTAAGGGAGACGACTGTATTTTTGCCGCCACTGGAGTAACAGACGGTGAATTGCTTAGAGGGGTTCGATTTAAAGGGAGCTCTGCGTCAACTCAGTCTGTTGTTATGCGCGCGAAATCTGGTACAGTTCGGTTCATTCAAGCCGATCATCGCTTAGAAAGAAAACCTAATATGGTCATGGAATCATAA
- a CDS encoding thymidine kinase → MHEVKQNGWIELICGSMFSGKSEELIRRVQRAQFAKQQVQVFKPVIDNRYSQVSVVSHKGSSQVAQPVSTAAEIIELVEPHTDCVAIDEVQFFDEDIVQAAQTLADRGIRIICAGLDQDFRAEPFGPIPQLMSVAEYVTKLHAICSSCGSLASRTQRLINGEPAHYNDPIILVGASESYEPRCRHCHEVKGKEPKSSLTEQTVLTRRA, encoded by the coding sequence ATGCATGAAGTAAAGCAAAACGGATGGATTGAGCTGATTTGCGGGAGTATGTTTTCTGGGAAAAGTGAAGAATTAATCCGTCGAGTGCAACGAGCTCAATTTGCCAAGCAGCAGGTACAGGTGTTCAAGCCTGTAATTGATAATCGCTATAGCCAGGTGTCGGTTGTTTCGCATAAGGGTTCTTCTCAGGTGGCACAGCCCGTTTCGACAGCAGCTGAAATCATTGAGTTGGTAGAGCCGCATACGGATTGTGTGGCGATTGACGAAGTTCAGTTTTTTGATGAAGACATTGTACAAGCTGCCCAAACCTTAGCAGATCGTGGTATTCGCATCATTTGTGCGGGATTGGATCAGGATTTTAGAGCGGAGCCTTTTGGTCCAATTCCACAGCTTATGTCTGTTGCTGAGTATGTGACGAAGCTTCATGCGATATGCTCTTCCTGCGGCTCCTTAGCTAGCAGAACACAGCGCTTAATTAACGGCGAGCCAGCACATTATAATGACCCTATCATTCTAGTAGGGGCTTCAGAGAGCTATGAGCCTAGATGCAGACATTGTCATGAGGTCAAAGGCAAAGAGCCAAAAAGCTCCTTAACTGAGCAAACCGTTTTGACGAGACGTGCATAG
- the prmC gene encoding peptide chain release factor N(5)-glutamine methyltransferase, which produces MKPTTYREALVWASSLLASINPKIAEWLQLHLMGVERQEWVRSLDDSMSSDALSRYQGWVKAVVDGEPYQYIVGEEDFYGRTFHVSPAVLIPRPETELLVEHVIAYAKRYWADAVSCTMVDIGTGSGAIAVTCALEWDKVRMLAVDISEEALSVASHNANQLGAQVEFLQGDLLQPLLSRKKKVDVLISNPPYIPFSQKEKLDRNVVDFEPHTALFAPEDGLYFYRQLIQQSPSILANQSLLAFEVGIHQAQAVVDFIKHIHPSAKCEVKRDYQGIDRMVLAYIEK; this is translated from the coding sequence ATGAAGCCAACCACATATCGGGAAGCCCTTGTTTGGGCTTCTTCTTTATTAGCGTCAATAAATCCAAAGATAGCCGAGTGGCTCCAGCTCCACCTTATGGGAGTGGAGCGCCAAGAATGGGTAAGAAGTCTTGATGACAGTATGTCGTCTGACGCATTAAGCAGGTATCAAGGCTGGGTTAAGGCTGTTGTCGACGGAGAGCCCTACCAGTATATTGTTGGAGAAGAAGACTTCTATGGTCGTACCTTTCATGTTAGCCCTGCTGTACTCATTCCACGCCCGGAAACGGAGCTTTTAGTTGAACATGTTATAGCCTATGCTAAGCGCTATTGGGCTGATGCGGTATCGTGTACGATGGTTGATATAGGGACAGGGAGCGGAGCCATTGCCGTTACTTGTGCTTTAGAATGGGATAAGGTACGTATGCTAGCTGTGGATATTTCAGAGGAAGCGTTAAGCGTAGCGAGTCACAATGCGAACCAGTTAGGAGCACAGGTTGAATTTTTACAAGGAGATTTATTGCAGCCCCTCCTATCAAGAAAGAAAAAGGTTGATGTATTAATTTCTAACCCACCATACATCCCATTTTCACAAAAAGAGAAACTAGATCGCAATGTTGTGGACTTTGAACCTCATACAGCTTTATTTGCGCCAGAGGACGGCTTATATTTTTATCGACAGCTTATTCAGCAATCACCATCTATCTTAGCTAATCAATCTCTACTAGCCTTTGAAGTAGGCATCCATCAGGCACAGGCAGTTGTAGATTTTATAAAGCACATACATCCGTCAGCTAAGTGTGAAGTGAAGCGGGATTATCAAGGGATTGATCGAATGGTTTTAGCTTATATAGAAAAATAA
- the rpmE gene encoding 50S ribosomal protein L31 — protein MKPGIHPNYQVTKVTCACGNEFEAGSIKADLRVEICSACHPFYTGKQKLIDAGGRVDRFKKKYNMK, from the coding sequence ATGAAGCCAGGAATTCACCCAAATTATCAAGTAACTAAGGTCACTTGTGCGTGCGGTAACGAGTTTGAAGCTGGTTCAATTAAAGCGGATTTACGTGTAGAGATTTGTTCAGCTTGCCATCCTTTCTATACAGGGAAGCAGAAACTAATTGATGCAGGTGGACGAGTAGATCGCTTTAAGAAGAAATATAACATGAAATAA
- a CDS encoding M23 family metallopeptidase, whose amino-acid sequence MGKAKRLITSALVISGATALSPMDVGATELEPNLFDEDLQAMIEQEMLEKALRSYTNPLHRIEAEMNQDHDQETTYIVQEGDTLSEIAQKFGVEIKEIVHQNEIQNVNRIAVNQELKIRVVQKNYVIKFGDNAQQIADEHGITVEELVSTNGTLKYTSAQLYPGTEIQVPTPTPDFPEEQLEDNQPEKANTILLASRSDVSASTQTISGFQWPVTGTVTSRFGMRWGRQHNGIDIANSLKKEAVIAAAKAGVVKEAGFHSGGYGNLVILDHGQGVETYYAHMSKISVKANQEIKQGEQIGYMGQTGRTTGYHLHFEIRINDKPVNPSSYLE is encoded by the coding sequence GTGGGTAAGGCCAAACGACTTATTACTTCTGCCTTAGTCATCTCTGGAGCAACGGCGTTGTCGCCCATGGATGTCGGGGCCACAGAACTAGAACCCAATCTGTTTGATGAGGATCTCCAAGCTATGATTGAGCAGGAAATGCTTGAAAAAGCGCTACGAAGCTACACCAACCCCCTACACCGAATAGAGGCTGAAATGAACCAGGATCATGATCAAGAAACAACCTACATAGTGCAGGAAGGGGATACCTTATCAGAAATTGCTCAAAAATTTGGCGTAGAGATTAAAGAAATAGTTCATCAAAATGAAATACAGAACGTAAATAGGATTGCTGTTAATCAAGAATTAAAAATTAGGGTCGTTCAAAAAAACTATGTTATTAAATTCGGGGATAACGCACAGCAAATTGCTGATGAACATGGAATTACCGTTGAAGAATTAGTAAGCACTAACGGTACGTTAAAATATACGTCTGCTCAGCTGTATCCAGGGACAGAAATTCAGGTACCCACCCCTACTCCAGATTTTCCTGAAGAACAGCTTGAAGATAATCAACCGGAAAAAGCTAATACGATCCTGCTAGCAAGTCGTTCAGATGTTTCAGCTTCTACTCAGACGATAAGTGGGTTTCAATGGCCAGTAACTGGTACTGTTACAAGTCGCTTTGGAATGCGCTGGGGAAGGCAGCACAACGGAATTGATATTGCAAATAGTCTAAAGAAGGAAGCTGTCATTGCTGCGGCTAAAGCTGGTGTTGTAAAAGAAGCAGGGTTTCATTCGGGCGGCTATGGTAATTTGGTCATTTTGGATCATGGTCAGGGAGTAGAAACCTACTACGCTCATATGAGTAAAATCAGTGTCAAGGCAAATCAAGAAATAAAGCAAGGGGAGCAGATAGGTTACATGGGGCAAACAGGAAGAACGACTGGCTACCACCTGCATTTCGAAATTAGGATTAATGACAAGCCTGTAAATCCTAGCTCTTATTTAGAGTAA
- the prfA gene encoding peptide chain release factor 1 gives MFDRLQAVEDRFEELGQLLYDPAILNDPKKLREYSQEHSKIEDTVTAYREYKEVTAQLKDAKSMLEEKLDDEMKDMVKLEISELSERKEQLEEQLKILLLPKDPNDDKNVIVEIRGAAGGDEAALFAGVLYKMYTRYAENRGWRTEMIEANPNDVGGYKEVIFQITGQGAYSRLKYESGAHRVQRIPVTESGGRIHTSTSTVAVLPEVEEVDVEIHDKDIRVDVFCSSGAGGQSVNTTQSAVRLTHIPTNTVVTCQDEKSQHKNKDKAMKVLRARVYNKFLEEAQSEYADIRKSAVGTGDRSERIRTYNYPQSRVTDHRIGLTLHKLDQVLNGELDEVVDPLIVSEQSEMLKKVEA, from the coding sequence ATGTTTGATCGTTTACAAGCCGTCGAGGACCGCTTTGAGGAGCTAGGTCAATTGTTGTATGATCCGGCCATTTTGAATGATCCCAAAAAGCTTAGGGAGTATTCTCAGGAGCATTCTAAAATAGAAGATACGGTCACAGCGTATCGTGAATATAAAGAGGTTACAGCCCAACTCAAGGATGCTAAATCCATGCTTGAGGAAAAGCTAGACGATGAAATGAAAGACATGGTGAAGCTGGAAATCTCCGAGCTTTCCGAGCGGAAGGAGCAGCTGGAGGAGCAACTCAAAATTCTCCTGTTACCGAAGGACCCTAACGATGACAAAAACGTAATCGTTGAGATTCGAGGAGCAGCTGGAGGAGACGAAGCTGCTTTATTTGCTGGTGTATTATATAAAATGTACACACGCTATGCAGAAAATAGAGGCTGGAGAACAGAAATGATTGAAGCCAATCCTAACGATGTAGGGGGCTATAAAGAGGTTATTTTCCAGATTACAGGTCAAGGAGCCTACAGTCGTCTGAAGTATGAAAGTGGAGCTCATCGTGTTCAGCGGATTCCAGTTACTGAATCAGGTGGACGTATTCATACGTCAACGTCAACAGTGGCTGTATTACCTGAGGTTGAAGAGGTTGATGTAGAGATTCACGATAAGGATATTCGAGTGGATGTATTCTGCTCTAGTGGTGCTGGAGGACAGTCTGTTAATACGACTCAATCGGCAGTGCGTTTGACTCATATTCCAACCAATACGGTGGTAACCTGTCAGGATGAAAAGTCACAGCATAAGAATAAAGACAAAGCGATGAAGGTTTTGCGTGCGCGTGTATATAATAAGTTCTTAGAAGAAGCTCAGTCTGAATACGCTGATATTCGTAAATCAGCTGTAGGGACAGGGGATCGCAGTGAGCGTATCCGTACGTACAATTATCCTCAAAGCCGAGTAACGGACCATCGAATTGGGTTAACTTTGCATAAGCTTGACCAGGTACTCAATGGTGAGCTTGATGAAGTCGTTGATCCGTTAATTGTATCAGAACAATCAGAAATGCTTAAAAAGGTGGAAGCGTAA